ATCGTGACCTCGGCGCTTGTCTGCGACCAGATGACGGTCCTCGCCAGCGCAAGCGGGCTCCTCAGACTGGCCAAGGAGGTCGATCTGACCGCGGCAAGGCCGGGCGATATTGTGACATATACTATCGTTTTTTCCAACCCAGGTATCGAAGGAGTAAGCGAGATCGAGATTATCGATCCGGTCTCCCCCGCTGTCGAACTTGTCGCTGACGCTTTCGGACCTGGAAACGATATCGAATGGGTGCGCTCAGGCGTGCCAGTATATCTTACCGCCGAGCCCGCCGATGCCGATGAAGCGCTCTATGACATCGCTTCGGGAACACTGAGACTTATCCTTTCGAGGCAGGGTCCGTTCGTACTCCAAAGCGGAATGGCCGGATCTGTGAGCTACCGGGTGAGGATAAGATAATACAGGCGATCAAGCATCCAGCGCCCGCTGATAGGTAAATAACCCCAATCAATCTTCTTGACCTCCCCGGGTTTCCAAGGTAGTCTATTAATCGGTAAGGATTGAAAGGAGGTCCAAGGTGAAGAAAATCGTATTTCTGTTTATTCTCTGCTTTTTTCTGGCAACGGCCGGTTCACCTGTAGAAGCGGGCAGATGCTCATGCATGAAATGGAAAGACCGCCCCGAGCTTAATATTACGCCATGCCAGATGTTCGCGCCCTGGTGGTTCAAATGCCGCGATTGCACCGATATAGATATGGATGGGATAAACGATTGCGACGACCAGTGTCTCGGAACGCCGAGGAACGTCGTCGTCGATGAGTTCGGTTGTCCGATCGACTCTGACATGGACGGTGTTTTCGATGGCCTCGATCAGTGCCCCGCGACGCCTAAGGGAGCCAAAGTCGACAAAAGCGGTTGTCCGATCGACTCTGACAATGACGGTGTCTTCGACGGGATCGACAAATGCGAGAGAACTCCAAAGGGAGCGAAAGTCGACAAGAAAGGTTGTCCGATTGATTCTGACAAGGACGGTGTCTTCGATGGGATCGACAAATGTCCCGACACGCCGGCCGATCTTGCTGTTGATGACAGTGGGTGCCCAGTGCCGATGAGCGAGATCGAGACGGAGTTCATCAATACAGGCGTCATAACGACATCGAAGATAAATTTCGAATCGAACAAGGATGAGTTTCTGCCCGGCACGAAGAAAGTGATCGACGAAATAGGCGCGGTGCTGGTGCGCTGGCCTGACGCGAAGATAGAGATCGGCGGGCATACCGACGCCCAGGGAGCCGCTGAATACAACCAGAAGCTCTCTGAAAAGCGCGCCGCCGCTGTAAGGGCTTATCTCGTGTCCAAATATCCCAAGATGGATACGGCGAAATTGACAGTGAAGGGATTCGGCGAGAGCAAACCGGTCACGACCAATGATACGAAAGAGGGACGGGCGCAAAACAGACGCGTCGAGTTCAATGTTCTTAACAAGGAAGAACTAAAGAAGGAGATCGAGCGAAAAGGATTCAAGAAACGTTGATCCAGTGCCTCGATTCTGTTGATAGGTTACCAGAAGAGCAGGGCGCGTACCCTGCTCTTTTGGTTTAAACATGCTAATTAACGAAAGGGATTCTGGCGATGAAGAAAATAAATCTCCGCAGGCTGGCAGTTCTGTTTTTTGTCGCTCTCTTCGTTCTGGTATCGGGACAGGACCTGAGCGCCCAGCAGAAGAAGGGAAAAGGGGGAAAAGAAAAAGGACAGAAGAAAGAGACCGTGGAAAAGGTCGCTGGAGAGAAAAAAGAGATGAAGGAAAGAGCGGACTCCCTCTCTAGAGGCGGGGAAAAAACTGGGTATAGACCGAAGAGATTAGGGAATGAAGAGGCAGCGCAATGGGAAGGGGACCGGCCTCCCGGATGGTCAAGAGGCGGAAAGACAGGATGGAGTGGCGCTGACATGCCAAAGGGGCAAAAAAAAGGAGACGCGGAACGGAACAGGGAGATGAAGAGAAGATATCCGCCCGGAGCAAAGAACTGGGACGATAAAAAGAAGGAAAAATGGGATAAGCATCTCGAGGAGTCAAAAGATCGAGTACGAAGAAAAGCACACGATAAAAGAGGGGCGGCTGGAAAATACGGGGATAGCGCCGTTATTT
This genomic stretch from Candidatus Krumholzibacteriota bacterium harbors:
- a CDS encoding OmpA family protein; this translates as MKKIVFLFILCFFLATAGSPVEAGRCSCMKWKDRPELNITPCQMFAPWWFKCRDCTDIDMDGINDCDDQCLGTPRNVVVDEFGCPIDSDMDGVFDGLDQCPATPKGAKVDKSGCPIDSDNDGVFDGIDKCERTPKGAKVDKKGCPIDSDKDGVFDGIDKCPDTPADLAVDDSGCPVPMSEIETEFINTGVITTSKINFESNKDEFLPGTKKVIDEIGAVLVRWPDAKIEIGGHTDAQGAAEYNQKLSEKRAAAVRAYLVSKYPKMDTAKLTVKGFGESKPVTTNDTKEGRAQNRRVEFNVLNKEELKKEIERKGFKKR